In Xenorhabdus poinarii G6, the following are encoded in one genomic region:
- the hflC gene encoding protease modulator HflC, translated as MRKSFVFAIAAILVVLYSSIFIVYEGQRGIVLRFGKVVRDAENKPVVYQPGPHFKIPFVETVKTLDARIQTTDIKADRFLTSENKDLIVDSYLKWRINDFSRYYLATGNGEIAQAELLLKRKFSDRLRSEIGRLDVRGIVTDSRGRLTTDVRDALNLGTRDADTADSEIASAAARVEQETKVKPLALNSNSMAALGIEVVDVRIKQINLPDEVSDAIYQRMRAEREAVARRHRSQGLEEAEKIRAAADKTATEIRAEAQSQALVLHGEGDAEATKLFADVFSQDPEFYAFIRSLRAYEKSFKNDGNIMVLSPDSDFFRYMKAPSKQKDHASE; from the coding sequence ATGCGTAAGTCGTTCGTCTTTGCTATTGCCGCCATATTGGTTGTGCTGTATTCGTCGATCTTTATTGTCTATGAAGGTCAGCGTGGCATTGTGCTGCGTTTTGGCAAAGTGGTGCGTGATGCTGAAAATAAACCGGTGGTTTATCAACCGGGCCCGCATTTCAAAATTCCATTTGTTGAAACGGTTAAAACACTTGATGCGCGTATTCAGACGACGGATATCAAAGCAGACCGTTTCCTGACCAGTGAAAATAAGGATCTGATCGTTGACTCTTATCTGAAGTGGCGGATTAACGATTTTAGCCGATATTATCTGGCAACCGGTAACGGAGAAATTGCTCAAGCTGAATTGCTGTTGAAACGTAAATTCAGTGACCGTCTACGTTCTGAGATTGGTCGTTTGGATGTGCGTGGTATTGTGACCGATTCCCGCGGACGTTTGACAACCGATGTGCGTGATGCGTTAAACCTTGGCACACGTGATGCTGATACCGCAGACAGTGAGATTGCTTCGGCTGCCGCGCGGGTAGAGCAAGAGACAAAAGTCAAACCATTAGCCCTGAACTCGAACAGTATGGCGGCATTGGGGATTGAGGTGGTGGACGTTCGTATCAAGCAAATTAACTTGCCGGATGAAGTTTCAGATGCCATTTATCAGCGTATGCGCGCAGAGCGTGAAGCTGTCGCACGTCGCCATCGTTCACAAGGTCTGGAAGAAGCTGAGAAAATCCGTGCAGCGGCTGATAAAACTGCGACTGAAATCAGGGCAGAAGCACAAAGTCAGGCATTGGTATTACATGGTGAAGGGGATGCGGAAGCAACGAAATTGTTTGCCGACGTCTTCAGTCAAGATCCAGAATTCTACGCATTCATCCGTAGCCTGCGTGCTTACGAAAAGAGCTTTAAAAATGATGGCAACATCATGGTGCTCAGCCCGGATAGCGATTTCTTCCGTTATATGAAAGCGCCTTCTAAGCAGAAAGATCATGCAAGTGAGTAA
- the hflK gene encoding FtsH protease activity modulator HflK, whose product MAWNQPGNNGQDRDPWGSSNNNGGNSGGNNKGGRNRGTTDLDDLFRKLSQKLGGLGGNKGGNGSEQNPKFGGRFIGLTVAAAVVVWVVSGFYTIKETERGVVTRLGKFSHVVQPGLNWKMTFIDRVRAVNVESVRELATSGVMLTSDENVVRAEMNVQYRVTDPAAYLFNVTNPDNSLHQATDSAVRGVVGKYTMEKILTADRTIVRNDTQKVLEETIRPYKMGITLLDVNFQTARPPEEVKAAFDDVIAAREEEQKTIREAEAYNNSVLPIAKGEAQRIIEDAKAYKVSVVLTAQGEVASFAKILPEYKAAPEITRERLYIETMERVLSHTRKVIANEKSNNMLVLPLDQILSKQSAVPKSPQGTTVTPESRNTTPPASTQGRSNYNSSGYGNSGYGDLNGLRSETLRQGRP is encoded by the coding sequence ATGGCGTGGAATCAGCCCGGTAATAACGGACAGGACCGCGACCCGTGGGGAAGCAGCAATAATAATGGCGGCAACTCCGGCGGCAACAATAAAGGTGGTCGTAACCGTGGGACAACTGATCTCGACGATCTGTTCCGTAAACTGAGTCAAAAGCTCGGTGGTCTCGGTGGAAACAAAGGTGGAAATGGTTCTGAACAGAACCCTAAATTTGGTGGGCGTTTTATTGGTCTTACCGTTGCTGCTGCAGTTGTTGTTTGGGTTGTCAGTGGTTTCTATACCATTAAAGAAACCGAACGTGGTGTTGTTACCCGCCTGGGTAAATTCAGCCACGTTGTTCAGCCTGGCTTGAACTGGAAAATGACATTTATCGATCGCGTTCGTGCTGTTAACGTCGAATCTGTCCGGGAACTGGCAACATCGGGTGTTATGCTGACGTCAGATGAAAACGTGGTTCGTGCTGAGATGAACGTTCAGTACCGCGTCACTGATCCCGCGGCTTATCTTTTTAATGTCACCAATCCTGATAATAGTTTGCACCAGGCAACGGACAGTGCTGTACGTGGCGTGGTTGGCAAATACACAATGGAAAAAATTCTGACAGCAGATCGTACCATTGTACGTAACGATACCCAAAAAGTACTGGAAGAAACAATTCGTCCGTACAAGATGGGGATCACTTTGCTGGACGTAAACTTCCAGACGGCGCGTCCGCCAGAAGAGGTGAAAGCCGCATTCGATGATGTTATCGCTGCGCGCGAGGAAGAACAAAAAACCATTCGTGAAGCTGAAGCTTACAACAACTCTGTTCTGCCAATCGCTAAGGGTGAGGCTCAACGTATCATTGAAGATGCTAAAGCCTATAAAGTCAGTGTGGTATTAACGGCACAGGGTGAAGTGGCCAGTTTTGCCAAAATTCTCCCTGAGTATAAAGCCGCGCCGGAAATTACGCGTGAACGTCTTTACATTGAAACCATGGAGCGAGTACTGAGCCATACCCGTAAAGTGATTGCAAACGAAAAGAGTAACAACATGCTGGTATTACCCTTGGATCAAATCCTGAGTAAACAGTCTGCTGTGCCAAAATCCCCTCAGGGCACCACGGTAACGCCAGAATCGCGTAACACAACACCGCCTGCTTCGACACAAGGGCGCTCAAATTATAACAGTTCTGGCTATGGCAATTCAGGCTACGGGGATTTAAACGGCCTGCGTAGTGAGACGCTAAGACAAGGGAGACCATAA